A genomic region of Miscanthus floridulus cultivar M001 chromosome 3, ASM1932011v1, whole genome shotgun sequence contains the following coding sequences:
- the LOC136545502 gene encoding exocyst complex component EXO84B-like, translated as MASAKSSRSRPAGHSGVFPVGSAAAVGSGGGGGGDGGVQLADKLKIFKTDNFDPDAYVQSKCQTMNEKEIRHLCSYLQDLKKASAEEMRRSVYANYAAFIRTSKEISDLEGELLSIRNLLNTQAALIHGLSEGVQIDSLTSGPEGSAEDDISNVEDQEPSEIQKWSADFPDMLDVLLAERRVDEALDALDEAERVAVDAKRKQTLTAAEVSALKRSVSDNRQRLADQLAEAACQSSTRGIELRAAASALKRLGDGPRAHSLLLSAHNQRLQCNMQTIHPSSTSYGGAYTAALAQQVFSVIAQALSDSVDVFGDESCYASELVTWATKQVMSFALLVKRHVLSSCAAAGGLSAAAECVQISLGHCSLLEARGLSVSSVLLKQFKPSLEQALDANLRRIEESTAALAAADNWILTYPTTGIRPLIRSSAANLALQPKLSSSAHRFNSMVQDFFEDVAPLLSLQLGGSTMDGITQIFNSYVNLLVSALPGSMDDEANLDGLGHKIVRMAETEEQQLALLANASLLAEELLPRAAMKLPSISQSMDDLRKRGTDKQNRVPEQREWKRKLQRMVDRLRDSFCRQHALELIFTDEGDTHLSAEMYISMDNTVEEPEWVPSPIFQELYAKLNRMASIAAEMFVGRERFATLLMMRLTETVILWLSEDQAFWEEIEQGAKPLGPLGLQQFYLDMQFVIIFGQGRFLSRHVHQVILDVIDRAMAAFSATGMNPDSVLPGDDWFMDVSQEVVSMISGRGRAANGDREVNSPTASVSAHSMSSFKSHGSS; from the exons ATGGCGTCGGCCAAGTCGTCGCGGTCGCGGCCCGCGGGCCACTCGGGGGTGTTCCCCGTGGGCAGCGCCGCCGCGGTGGggagcgggggcggcggcggcggcgacggcggggtGCAGCTCGCCGACAAGCTCAAGATCTTCAAGACCGACAACTTCGATCCCGACGCCTACGTGCAGTCCAAGTGCCAGACCATGAACGAGAAG GAAATAAGACATTTGTGTTCTTATCTCCAAGACCTAAAGAAGGCTTCAGCTGAAGAGATGCGCAGAAGTGTTTATGCAAATTATGCTGCATTTATCAG AACATCTAAGGAGATATCAGACCTTGAAGGGGAGCTACTGTCAATCAGAAATCTGCTTAATACACAGGCAGCTTTAATTCACGGTCTATCTGAAGGAgttcagatagattcattgacTTCAGGCCCTGAAGGTTCTGCAGAAGATGACATATCCAATGTTGAAGATCAGGAGCCTTCAGAAATACAGAAATGGTCTGCAGATTTCCCTGACATGCTTGATGTTTTGCTAGCTGAACGAAGAGTGGATGAAGCACTGGATGCACTGGATGAAGCAGAACGGGTTGCTGTTGATGCAAAACGAAAACAGACTCTAACTGCAGCTGAAGTTTCGGCTTTGAAAAGATCCGTCTCTGATAATCGTCAGAGGCTGGCAGATCAGCTTGCTGAAGCTGCTTGTCAGTCTTCCACTCGTGGTATTGAGCTTCGAGCTGCGGCTTCTGCCCTCAAAAGACTTGGTGATGGCCCCCGAGCTCACAGCCTCTTACTCAGTGCACATAATCAAAGGCTTCAATGCAATATGCAAACTATACATCCATCTAGCACGTCATATGGTGGAGCATACACTGCAGCACTTGCTCAACAAGTTTTTTCAGTCATTGCTCAGGCACTCAGTGACTCTGTGGATGTCTTTGGTGACGAGTCATGTTACGCATCTGAACTGGTAACATGGGCTACCAAGCAGGTTATGTCCTTTGCGCTCCTGGTAAAGAGGCATGTGTTGTCCTCTTGTGCAGCTGCTGGAGGCTTGAGCGCAGCTGCAGAATGTGTTCAGATATCACTTGGCCATTGTTCTTTGCTGGAAGCTCGTGGTCTGTCTGTTTCATCTGTTCTACTCAAACAATTCAAGCCCAGTCTTGAGCAAGCATTAGATGCTAACTTGAGGAGAATCGAGGAGAGTACTGCTGCACTAGCCGCAGCTGATAACTGGATACTCACATATCCCACAACTGGTATTCGTCCATTAATTAGATCGTCTGCTGCTAATTTGGCACTTCAGCCAAAGCTCTCTAGCAGCGCACACCGTTTCAATTCAATGGTTCAG GATTTCTTTGAGGACGTTGCACCACTACTTAGCTTGCAATTAGGTGGTTCAACAATGGACGGGATCACACAAATTTTCAATTCATATGTAAATTTGCTTGTAAGTGCTTTACCTGGTTCCATGGATGATGAAGCTAACTTAGATGGTTTAGGTCATAAGATTGTTAGAATGGCAGAGACTGAAGAGCAGCAGTTAGCTTTATTAGCTAATGCATCTCTACTAGCTGAGGAGTTACTACCTAGAGCAGCTATGAAGTTACCGTCAATAAGCCAGTCTATGGATGATTTGCGTAAAAGAGGAACAGATAAACAAAATCGTGTGCCTGAGCAACGTGAATGGAAAAGAAAACTACAAAGAATGGTGGACAGGTTGAGAGATAGTTTTTGCAGGCAGCATGCTCTTGAACTTATATTTACAGATGAGGGTGATACTCATCTCAGCGCAGAAATGTATATCAGCATGGACAATACTGTTGAAGAACCAGAGTGGGTTCCATCTCCAATTTTCCAG GAACTGTATGCAAAGTTAAACAGGATGGCAAGCATTGCTgcagaaatgtttgttggtagAGAAAGATTTGCTACTTTGCTAATGATGCGCCTCACTGAGACAGTCATACTGTGGCTCTCAGAGGACCAGGCCTTCTGGGAAGAGATTGAACAGGGAGCAAAACCTTTAGGCCCCCTAGGTCTGCAACAG TTCTACCTGGACATGCAATTTGTCATCATATTTGGGCAAGGTCGTTTTCTCTCTAGACATGTACATCAAGTCATTTTGGACGTCATTGATAGAGCAATGGCTGCATTTTCTGCTACTGGAATGAATCCTGATAG TGTCCTTCCGGGCGACGATTGGTTCATGGATGTCTCCCAAGAAGTTGTCAGCATGATCAGTGGAAGGGGTAGAGCTGCCAATGGTGACAGGGAAGTGAACAGCCCAACGGCCTCAGTTTCAGCGCACTCCATGTCATCGTTCAAATCCCACGGCAGCTCCTAG
- the LOC136545501 gene encoding MAPK kinase substrate protein At1g80180-like — protein sequence MSRLQRSSMSFRRQGSSGRIWDDPLRGLDLKGLSTTPKAAPLHHDASVLAGDPSPRVVSRSLMRHSGGGGGAGGASSAGVIVESPEVAASASPAAASIVVRADGGDRQERPARRRRRISAAFCACMGHPPASHAQQ from the coding sequence ATGTCGAGGCTGCAGAGGTCGTCGATGTCGTTCCGCCGTCAGGGCTCGTCGGGGCGCATCTGGGACGACCCGCTGAGGGGTCTGGACCTCAAGGGGCTGTCGACGACTCCCAAGGCGGCGCCGCTGCATCACGACGCCAGCGTCCTCGCTGGGGACCCCTCGCCCCGCGTCGTGTCCCGCTCGCTGATGCgccacagcggcggcggcggaggcgcggGCGGCGCGTCGTCAGCAGGAGTCATTGTGGAGAGCCCAGAGGTGGCGGCCTCTGCGTCCCCGGCAGCGGCCAGTATCGTCGTCAGAGCAGACGGCGGCGACCGCCAGGAGAGGcccgcgaggcggcggcggcggatctcgGCCGCGTTCTGCGCCTGCATGGGGCATCCGCCGGCGTCGCACGCGCAGCAGTAG